The following coding sequences are from one Candidatus Nitrohelix vancouverensis window:
- a CDS encoding glycosyltransferase family 2 protein, producing the protein MNGKQPRLSVVVLAYRSADSIAAFVDELIPAIESAEPDWEMILVGNYLKDSADRTPEVVRCIAESNPRIRFLAKVKQGMMGWDMRSGLETALGETLAVIDGDGQNPAEDIARAYRMLKESSLDMAKTYRVQRDDGWYRLVMSRVYNLVFSALFPGMNCRDINSKPKLMTREAYAALDLHSDGWFVDAEIMIQARRLGMSIGELPTEFKSLESRPSFVKPMTTLAFIANLIGYRLLEFRYCFNKPEAFRSKRKP; encoded by the coding sequence ATGAACGGTAAACAACCCAGATTATCGGTGGTGGTTCTCGCCTATCGCTCGGCAGATTCGATAGCGGCGTTTGTCGATGAACTGATCCCTGCGATTGAATCGGCGGAGCCTGACTGGGAAATGATCCTCGTCGGCAACTACCTCAAAGACAGCGCAGACCGAACGCCTGAGGTGGTGAGATGCATCGCGGAAAGCAACCCGCGCATTCGCTTTCTGGCCAAGGTCAAGCAAGGCATGATGGGCTGGGACATGCGGAGCGGGCTGGAAACGGCTTTGGGCGAGACCCTGGCGGTGATCGACGGCGATGGTCAGAACCCTGCGGAAGACATTGCGCGGGCCTATCGTATGCTGAAAGAAAGTTCGCTGGACATGGCGAAAACCTATCGGGTTCAACGCGACGACGGTTGGTATCGCCTCGTCATGTCGCGCGTTTACAATCTTGTATTCAGCGCCTTGTTTCCCGGAATGAATTGCCGGGATATCAATTCCAAACCCAAGCTGATGACGCGCGAGGCCTACGCCGCCCTGGATTTGCATTCGGACGGCTGGTTCGTCGATGCGGAGATCATGATTCAGGCGCGCCGACTGGGCATGTCGATTGGCGAATTGCCGACCGAGTTCAAGAGTCTGGAGTCGCGTCCTTCATTTGTAAAACCGATGACGACGCTCGCCTTCATCGCAAATTTGATCGGCTATCGATTGCTGGAATTTCGTTATTGCTTCAACAAGCCGGAAGCCTTTCGCTCAAAGCGCAAGCCATGA